The Brassica napus cultivar Da-Ae chromosome C7, Da-Ae, whole genome shotgun sequence genome has a segment encoding these proteins:
- the LOC106402980 gene encoding aconitate hydratase 3, mitochondrial-like — MYKNASSSILRAASSRSLRSSLTSSSASAAASPCSLVGQRSFATYSPAFRSLARWSHCLHSRPSPFRLSSQIRTASPVLDRLEKNFSSMASEHPFKGILTTLPKPGGGEFGKFYSLPALNDSRIDKLPYSIRILLESAIRNCDNFQVTKEDVEKIIDWEKTAPKQVEIPFKPARVLLQDFTGVPAVVDLACMRDAMNKLGSDSNKINPLVPVDLVIDHSVQVDVARSENAVQANMELEFQRNKERFAFLKWGSTAFHNMLVVPPGSGIVHQVNLEYLGRVVFNTQGVLYPDSVVGTDSHTTMIDGLGVAGWGVGGIEAEATMLGQPMSMVLPGVVGFKLSGKMRNGVTATDLVLTVTQILRKHGVVGKFVEFYGDGMSGLSLADRATIANMSPEYGATMGFFPVDHVTLQYLKLTGRSDETVAMIEAYLRANNMFVDYSEPQQERAYSSYLELNLDNVEPCISGPKRPHDRVPLKEMKADWNSCLDNKVGFKGFAIPKKAQEKVANFSFNGKPAEIKHGSVVIAAITSCTNTSNPSVMLGAGLVAKKACDLGLQVKPWIKTSLAPGSGVVTKYLLKSGLQEYLNQQGFNIVGYGCTTCIGNSGEINESVGVAITENDIVVAAVLSGNRNFEGRVHPLTRANYLASPPLVVAYALAGTVNIDFETEPIGTGKNGKEVFLRDIWPTTEEIAEVVQSSVLPDMFRATYESITKGNPMWNELSVPENTLYSWDPKSTYIHEPPYFKDMTMDPPGPHSVKDAYCLLNFGDSITTDHISPAGNIQKDSPAAKYLMERGVDRKDFNSYGSRRGNDEIMARGTFANIRIVNKLMNGEVGPKTVHIPSGEKLSVFDAAMRYKSSGEDTIILAGAEYGSGSSRDWAAKGPMLQGVKAVIAKSFERIHRSNLVGMGIIPLCFKSGEDADSLGLTGHERYTIHLPTDISEIRPGQDVTVTTDNGKSFTCTVRFDTEVELAYFNHGGILPYVIRNLSKQ; from the exons ATGTATAAAAACGCATCTTCCTCCATCCTTCGAGCTGCTTCCTCTCGCTCCTTACGATCCTCTTTGACTTCTTCCTCCGCCTCTGCCGCCGCATCTCCTTGTTCTCTTGTCGGTCAGAGATCTTTTGCCACTTACTCCCCCGCTTTCCGTTCACTTGCTCGCTGGAGCCATTGCCTTCACTCCAGACCTTCTCCCTTTCGCCTTAGCTCTCAGATCAGAACTGCTTCCCCCGTTTTAGACCGACTCGAGAAGAACTTCTCATCCATGG CGTCAGAGCATCCATTTAAGGGTATCCTCACGACTCTTCCTAAGCCTGGTGGTGGCGAATTCGGAAAGTTCTACAGCTTGCCTGCTCTCAACGATTCAAGgattg ATAAACTGCCTTACTCTATCAGgattcttcttgaatctgcGATTCGTAATTGTGATaacttccaagtgaccaaggaAGATGTTGAGAAGATTATCGACTGGGAAAAGACTGCTCCTAAACAAGTCGAGATTCCGTTCAAGCCAGCTCGTGTTCTTCTCCAGGACTTTACTGGAGTACCAGCTGTTGTTGACCTTGCTTGTATGCGTGATGCTATGAACAAACTGGGCAGTGATTCCAACAAAATCAACCCCTTG GTTCCGGTGGATCTTGTGATTGACCATTCTGTTCAAGTTGACGTTGCTCGTTCTGAGAATGCAGTGCAAGCAAACATGGAGCTTGAATTCCAGAGAAACAAGGAGAGGTTTGCTTTCCTTAAATGGGGTTCTACTGCCTTCCACAACATGCTTGTTGTGCCTCCTGGCTCTGGTATTGTGCATCAg GTTAATTTGGAATATCTTGGAAGAGTTGTTTTCAACACCCAAGGCGTTCTCTACCCAGACAGCGTGGTTGGAACTGATTCACATACTACTATGATCGATGGCTTGGGAGTTGCTGGATGGGGAGTTGGAGGCATTGAAGCTGAGGCGACAATGCTTGGCCAG CCCATGAGTATGGTATTGCCTGGTGTTGTTGGATTTAAACTGTCCGGGAAAATGCGAAATGGTGTTACAGCTACTGATTTGGTTCTAACAGTAACTCAAATACTGAGGAAGCATGGCGTTGTTGGAAAGTTTGTTGAGTTTTATG gtGATGGTATGAGTGGGCTGTCCCTAGCTGACAGGGCTACAATTGCCAATATGTCTCCTGAGTATGGTGCAACCATGGGCTTCTTCCCTGTGGATCATGTGACTCTACAGTATCTCAAATTGACTGGAAGAAGTGATGAGACC GTGGCCATGATTGAAGCATATCTTCGGGCAAACAATATGTTTGTTGATTACAGTGAG CCTCAGCAAGAGCGGGCTTACTCGTCATATCTAGAACTGAACCTGGACAATGTTGAACCTTGCATTTCTGGACCAAAGCG GCCACATGATCGTGTTCCTTTGAAGGAAATGAAAGCTGACTGGAATTCATGTCTCGACAATAAAGTTGGATTCAAG GGTTTTGCAATCCCTAAAAAGGCACAAGAAAAAGTGGCGAACTTTTCTTTCAACGGAAAACCAGCAGAGATAAAACATGGAAGTGTGGTGATTGCTGCGATCACAAGCTGTACTAATACATCAAACCCCAGTGTCATGCTTGGTGCTGGTCTTGTTGCCAAAAAGGCTTGTGACCTTGGCCTACAG GTTAAGCCTTGGATAAAGACAAGTCTTGCGCCAGGCTCAGGAGTTGTTACAAAATACTTATTAAAGAG TGGACTGCAAGAATATCTGAATCAGCAGGGTTTCAATATTGTCGGCTATGGCTGCACTACATGCATTGGTAACTCTGGAGAAATTAATGAATCAGTGGGAGTTGCTATCACAGAAAATG ACATTGTGGTGGCTGCTGTGCTTTCCGGAAACAGGAACTTTGAGGGTCGTGTTCATCCACTAACAAGAGCCAACTACCTTGCATCTCCTCCTTTGGTTGTTGCGTACGCTCTTGCTGGAACG GTTAACATTGACTTTGAAACGGAGCCCATTGGCACTGGAAAGAATGGCAAGGAGGTCTTCTTAAGGGACATCTGGCCAACCACGGAAGAAATTGCTGAG GTGGTTCAATCGAGTGTTTTGCCAGACATGTTCCGAGCAACATATGAGTCGATCACCAAGGGTAACCCGATGTGGAATGAGCTGTCTGTTCCTGAAAATACCCTCTATTCATGGGATCCTAAGTCAACTTACATTCACGAGCCACCATACTTTAAGGACATGACCATGGATCCTCCAGGTCCACACAGTGTGAAAGACGCTTACTGTCTGCTCAACTTTGGTGACAGTATCACCACTGATCACATCTCGCCAGCTGGGAACATCCAGAAGGACAGTCCCGCTGCAAAGTATCTCATGGAGCGTGGCGTTGATCGCAAGGACTTCAACTCATATGGAAGTCGCCGTGGAAATGATGAAATAATGGCCAGAGGCACATTTGCTAACATCCGTATCGTTAATAAGCTCATGAATGGGGAAGTTGGCCCTAAGACCGTTCACATTCCTTCTGGAGAGAAGCTCTCAGTTTTCGACGCAGCCATG AGGTATAAGTCATCTGGTGAAGACACAATTATTCTAGCTGGAGCCGAGTATGGAAGTGGTAGCTCACGTGATTGGGCTGCTAAGGGACCTATGCTACAG GGCGTTAAAGCGGTGATAGCAAAGAGTTTTGAGAGGATTCACCGAAGCAACTTGGTGGGAATGGGAATCATTCCGTTGTGTTTTAAGTCCGGTGAAGATGCAGACTCACTGGGATTGACGGGTCACGAACGCTACACGATCCATCTCCCGACAGATATATCAGAGATAAGACCTGGACAAGATGTTACCGTTACTACCGACAACGGAAAGTCTTTCACTTGCACAGTCCGCTTTGACACTGAG GTGGAACTGGCATACTTCAACCATGGAGGCATTCTTCCATATGTCATCAGAAACTTGAGCAAGCAGTAG
- the LOC125590421 gene encoding uncharacterized protein LOC125590421: MSSFIPSDYKALDLFGDNYLNWAINTSAVLKSRGLGKCIKYGNDTLACERHRAIMIMRHHLCEDLRDEFGYVNDPHNLWSFLNSRFCEPLLHESKKKWEALRFQDYESVDNYHSDLMRITYSLRLCGELVTNEDLLNKTRDTFHSEEVLLSHQAKGFTTYYDLFSYLLDIEQKKQKRMDNIRRFNDIMEIYYEVLDSEMKIPEANKATFDKKRSEEDSEWTLMDHEVGLYIE, encoded by the coding sequence atgtcgagttTCATACCTTCAGATTACAAAGCCCTTGATCTCtttggagataattatcttAATTGGGCTATAAACACTTCAGCCGTcttgaagtctagaggacttgGGAAGTGCATCAAGTATGGCAATGACACCCTTGCGTGTGAAAGACACAGAGCCATAATGATTATGCGACACCATCTCTGTGAGGACCTAAGAGACGAGTTTGGATATGTTAATGATCCTCATAATCTCTGGTCATTTTTGAATTCTAGATTCTGTGAGCCATTGTTGCacgaatccaaaaaaaaatgggAAGCTCTAAGGTTCCAGGATTATGAATCCGTGGACAATTATCACTCTGATCTTATGAGAATCACCTATAGTCTTAGACTATGTGGTGAATTGGTAACAAACGAGGATTTGTTAAACAAAACTCGTGACACATTCCATTCAGAGGAAGTGTTGTTATCACATCAGGCCaaaggtttcaccacctatTATGACCTGTTctcatatttattagacattgagCAAAAGAAGCAGAAAAGGATGGATAACATCAGACGGTTTAATGACATCATGGAGATATATTATGAAGTACTAGACAGTGAGATGAAAATCCCTGAAGCTAATAAAGCCACATTTGATAAGAAGAGATCTGAGGAGGATTCCGAGTGGACACTCATGGACCATGAGGTCGGattatacattgaataa